Proteins encoded in a region of the Procambarus clarkii isolate CNS0578487 chromosome 42, FALCON_Pclarkii_2.0, whole genome shotgun sequence genome:
- the LOC138373328 gene encoding uncharacterized protein: MVFVTQCNIEAMVFVTQCNIETMVFVTQCNIETMVFVTQCNIEAMVFVTQCNIETMVFVTQCNIETMVFVTQCNIEAMVFVTQCNIETMVVVTQCNIETMVFVTQCNIEAMVFVTQCNIETMVFVTQCNIETMVFVTQCNIETMVFVTQCNIEAMVFVTQCNIEAMVFVTQCNIETMVFVTQCNIETMVFVTQCNIETMEFVTQCNIETMEFVTQCNTEAMVFVTQCNIETMVFVTQCNIEAMVFVTQCNIETMVFVTQCNIETMVFVTQCNIEAMVFVTQCNTEAMVFVTQCNIETMVFVTQCNIETMVFVTQCNIETMEFVTQCNIETMEFVTQCNTEAMVFITQCNIETMVFVTQCNTEAMVFVTQCNIETMVFVTQCNIETMVFVTQCNIETMEFVTQCNIETMEFVTQCNIETMEFVTQCNIETMVLLTQGVIEHKV; the protein is encoded by the coding sequence ATGGTGTTCGTAACTCAGTGCAACATTGAGGCCATGGTGTTCGTAACTCAGTGCAACATTGAGACCATGGTGTTCGTAACTCAGTGCAACATTGAGACCATGGTGTTCGTAACTCAGTGCAACATTGAGGCCATGGTGTTCGTAACTCAGTGCAACATTGAGACCATGGTGTTCGTAACTCAGTGCAACATTGAGACCATGGTGTTCGTAACTCAGTGCAACATTGAGGCCATGGTGTTCGTAACTCAGTGCAACATTGAGACCATGGTGGTCGTAACTCAGTGCAACATTGAGACCATGGTGTTCGTAACTCAGTGCAACATTGAGGCCATGGTGTTCGTAACTCAGTGCAACATTGAGACCATGGTGTTCGTAACTCAGTGCAACATTGAGACCATGGTGTTCGTAACTCAGTGCAACATTGAGACCATGGTGTTCGTAACTCAGTGCAACATTGAGGCCATGGTGTTCGTAACTCAGTGCAACATTGAGGCCATGGTGTTCGTAACTCAGTGCAACATTGAGACCATGGTGTTCGTAACTCAGTGCAACATTGAGACCATGGTGTTCGTAACTCAGTGCAACATTGAGACCATGGAGTTCGTAACTCAGTGCAACATTGAGACCATGGAGTTCGTAACTCAGTGCAACACTGAGGCCATGGTGTTCGTAACTCAGTGCAACATTGAGACCATGGTGTTCGTAACTCAGTGCAACATTGAGGCCATGGTGTTCGTAACTCAGTGCAACATTGAGACCATGGTGTTCGTAACTCAGTGCAACATTGAGACCATGGTGTTCGTAACTCAGTGCAACATTGAGGCCATGGTGTTCGTAACTCAGTGCAACACTGAGGCCATGGTGTTCGTAACTCAGTGCAACATTGAGACCATGGTGTTCGTAACTCAGTGCAACATTGAGACCATGGTGTTCGTAACTCAGTGCAACATTGAGACCATGGAGTTCGTAACTCAGTGCAACATTGAGACCATGGAGTTCGTAACTCAGTGCAACACTGAGGCCATGGTGTTCATAACTCAGTGCAACATTGAGACCATGGTGTTCGTAACTCAGTGCAACACTGAGGCCATGGTGTTCGTAACTCAGTGCAACATTGAGACCATGGTGTTCGTAACTCAGTGCAACATTGAGACCATGGTGTTCGTAACTCAGTGCAACATTGAGACCATGGAGTTCGTAACTCAGTGCAACATTGAGACCATGGAGTTCGTAACTCAGTGCAACATTGAGACCATGGAGTTCGTAACTCAATGCAACATTGAGACCATGGTGCTCCTAACTCAGGGTGTAATAGAGCACAAGGTATGA